Genomic segment of Coregonus clupeaformis isolate EN_2021a chromosome 34, ASM2061545v1, whole genome shotgun sequence:
gtattaatggcacctgtttgaacttgttatcagtataaaagacacctgtccacaacctcaaacagtcacactccaaaccccactatggccaagactaaagagctgtcaaaggacaccagaaacaaaattgtagacctgcaccaggctgggaagactgaatctgcaataggtaagcagcttggtttgaagaaatcaactgtgggagcaattattaggaaatggaagacatacaagaccactgataatctccctcgatctggggctccacgcaagatctcaccccgtggggtcaaaatgatcacaagaacggtgagcaaaatcccagaaccacacggggggacctagtgaatgacctgcagagagctgagaccaaagtaacaaagcctaccatcagtaacacactacgccgccagggactcaaatcctgcagtgccaggcgtgtccccctgcttaagccagtacatgtccaggcccgtctgaagtttgctagagtgcatttggatgatccagaagaggattgggagaatgtcatatggtcagatgaaaccaaaatagaactttttggtaaaaactcaacttgtcgtgtttggaggacaatgaatgctgagttgcatccaaagaacaacatacctactgtgaagcatgggggtggaaacatcatgctttggggctgtttttctgcaaagggaccaggacgactgatccgtgtaaaggaaagaatgaatggggccatgtatcgtgagattttgagtgaaaacctccttccatcagcaagggcattgaagatgaaacgtggctgggtctttcagcatgacaatgatcccaaacacaccgccgggcaacgaaggagtggcttcgtaagaagcatttcaaggtcctggagtggcctagccagtctccagatctcaaccccatagaaaatctttggagggagttgaaagtctgtgttgcccagcgacagccccaaaacatcattgctctagaggagatctgcatggaggaatgggccaaaataccagcaacagtgtgtgaaattcttgtgaagacttacagaaaacgtttgacctgtgtcattgccaacaaagggtatataacaaagtattgagaaacttttgttattgaccaaatacttattttccaccataatttgcaaataaattcattaaaaatcctacaatgtgattttctggatttttttttctcattttgtctgtcatagttgacgtgtacctatgatgaaaattacaggcctctctcatatttttaagtgggagaacttgcacaattggtgactgactaaatacttttttcccccactgtatcatatGGAAAGGACAGCTCATGATTCCATACCTTTTAAAGTCCTTAAACGCAATCAAAGGAGACAGTAAAGAGGGGTTTATTCATTAATcggattctgttgcaaaacattttgcaatggaaaccgtttactccaaaggaaaatgttttgcaacaaaaacaaGTGTTTCTATTAGACAAATTCAGGAAGGTCTCTCCCCATTTCCTAGAgagtaaacggtttctgttgcaatTTTTTTTTGCCGTTTTGCAAAACCGTTTCGCAACGGAATccaactaatgaatacacccctgaacaCCAATTTAAAAAGTAGACACTCAAAACTTGCGATGACATGCTTCGAAAGTGAACGTTGGTTACATATTAGGCTGTAGACAGCACACTCACATCGTTGTCCATGTACTTGAATAAGGGCGAGTTACAGACGCGCTGCACTTGTTCCTCATCCCGCTCGTCGTAGCCCTGTAAGAGCTGCTCCAAGCCAATACAGTCCTCGCTCCCACTGAAGCCTGGCAGACTAGGGGCAAAGGTTAGAATGGTTAGTCAAATATAACAACACTCATAACAATTACTTTCATATTTATCTTTCATTATAAACTGGATTGGTTCGAgccctgattggctgacagccgtggtatatcggaCCGTATACCACTgctatgacaaaaaaaaaatttttactgctctaattacgttggtaaccagtttataatagcaataaggcacctcgggggtttgtggtatatggccaatatactatggctaagggctgtatccaggcactgcctaagaacagccctagccggggtatattggccatataccacaccccctctaaccttattgcttaattagaaAAATGTGAAGTTAGTACCTGTAACTCTCTCGAACACATTTATCTGCTGCTACGAAGTCATTTCTGTGAAGGTGGACTAGCACTTGGGCAATGGTTTTCTGGAGATAAGCAAATACACAGGCAACCATTTGGTTTCAACACACAGTCAATGTTCTTTATTAGGTTAAATAAGTAAAACGCACCTTAAAACACGTTGGGTAATTCTCTATTTCTTTATACATGTTCTTCTCCTTTTGAATCGACACTGCTGCTTCATCAAGCCTGACGGACAAAAACACCAACAGTTAGCGGGTAGGGAATGAGTAGGAGAGGTAGAAAAATCTGTAAAGTAAGTGAGAATTGACTTGTGTTGCCTGACGAGCAGTCTTGATGATTTCCCCAGCATCTCTACAGCTTGACGTAGACGGTCCTCATTCTGCAGAAATATACATTCACCATATCAATACTACTTCAATTGATTTGATCACATTGCATTACCGTTATAACATTATAATGTATCCAATATCAAATCTCAAATAGGACTGTATTAATAGGCCATGCAGTACGTGAGATCCCTACAAATGTGACCCTGAACCGAGGTAGTGGCATGGAAGCAACACAATGATTTCTGGTCTTCTGTAGTATCAAATATTGAACTCATATAGCACTGTACCTCAAACACTGATGCAGCTTTCTGGTACAGATCCACTGCTTTTGCTAGATCCTGTGATTCGATTAGCCTAAAAAAAGAAAGTAGCCTAAGCATTTTTTAAAGTAGCCAAAGCATCAAAACAACGAATAAAAACAAGCATCATCAATATGTTTAGTGACATGCCAATGTTGACAGGGATTTCATTTCTAGAGCCCATCTATGATGATCAATATTGGCTACGTACTTTCCAGCTCTGTCGAGGGCCAAGGCTGCAGTGTCCGGTGTGCCGTTCTCTACATACATCATGCTTGCTCTCTCAATATACTGGATAGCCTCTGGTATCCTCTGCATGTCCTGGAGAGAAACAGGAGTGTCTATCAATGATTAGCTTCCGCAGCCAATTAATAGTAAAACTAAAACATTAGTCGTGTCAAAAATGTCTGACTAACAACAATGGCTTTAATCCTGAAGTGAGCAACAAAGATTTAAAACTATGGAATAAAGATAACAGCAAATTTGATCTGACCTCTGATAAAAATGTATGAGTGTCGATACTGTTTATCACATTAACACTAACCTTAAGCATCATACCAGCTGCCTCAAGTGCTCTGCAACAGAAACGGCTCATTAGCAACGACCAATACAGTCACAAGTAGACAAACCAGGTCTctattgtacagttgaagtcggaagtttacatacaccttagccaaatacatttaaactcagtttttcacaattcctgacatttaatcctagtaaaaatgccctgtcttaggtcagttaggatcaccactttattttaagaatgtgaaatgtcagaataatagtagagaaaatgatttagttcagtttttatttatttcatcacattcccagtgggtcagaagtttacatacactcaattagtatttggtatcattgcctttacattttttaacttgggtcaaacgtttcgggtagccttccacaagcttcccacaataagttgggtgaattttggcccattcctcctgacagagctggtgtaactgagtcaggtttgtaggcctcattgctcgcacacgccttttcagttctgcccacaaatgttctataggattgaggtcagggctttgtgatggccactccaataccttgactttgttgtccttaagccattttgccacaactttggaagtatgcttggggtcattgtccatttggaagacccatttgcgaccaagctttaacttcctgactgatgtcttgagatgttgcttcaatatatccacataattttccttcctcatgatgccatctattttgtgaagtgcaccagtcccccctgcagcaaagcacccccacagcatgatggtgccacccccgtgcttcacagttgggatggtgttcttcggcttgcaatcatccccctttttcctccaaacataacgatggtcgttatggccaaacagttctatttttgtttcatcagaccagaggacatttctccaaaaagtacgatctttgtccccatgtgcagttgcaaaccgtaatgtcttttttatggcggttttggagcagtggcttcttccttgctgagtggcctttcaggttatgtcgatataggacttgttttactgtggatatagatacttttgtacctgtttcctccagcatcttcacaaggtcctttgctgttgttctgggcttgatttgcactttttgcaccaaagtaatctctaggagacagaacgcgtctccttcctgagcggtaagaCGGCTGCgtcgtcccatggtgtttatacttgcatactattgtttgtacagatgaacatggtaccttcagtcgtttggaaattgctcccaaggatgagccagacttgtggaggtctacaattgaaaggcacagtcaacttagtgtatgtaaacttctgacccactggaattgtgatacagtgaattataagtgaaataatctgtctgtaaacaattgttggaaaaattacttgtgtcatgcacaaaatagatgtcctaaccgacttgccaaaactatagttggttaacaagaaatttgtggagtggttgaaaaacaagttttaatgactccaacctaagtgtatgtaaacttccgacttcaactgtacatcaccTGGTTTCTATTAATAGCATTACATGAGACAGATCTTTCATACTCACTTGGCAGCATGGAATAGTCTGAACATTTAGTTAAGTTAAAGAAAACATTGATGTTTATATGAGATTTGTAGTCAATGTTGTTCAAATGCAGCATATAAAACCCCTACATAACTGCCAAACAACCCTGTGAAATTAGTCTCCCTAGGCAGACGGGTTGCCTCCCACATTAACAATGCCCTAGGCCTGGGATTTCCAAGAATACTGCGAAAGCATTCATGGTCATTAAAGTTGGGTGATAAGCCTAGCCCACTATTAGAAGTGAGCAGTGGAAGGATACGTTTTGTTGTTGGTATGGGCCTCTGCCTCTTGCAGGTATGCCTCCTTTGCTTCTTCAAGCATCTTGGCATTTTTAAAGGCAACAGCTGGAAGATGGAGGAGGGAACGCTTCATTATGCATTTAGAATGAAGAAATAAGGCCcgggggggtgtggtatatggccaatataccacggctaagggctgttcttatgtacgacacaacgcagagtgcctggatacagcccttagccatggtatattagccaggggtgcaactttcactggggacaggggacatgtcccccacacattctgaaattgtatttttgtccccccagttttatcattggaatgtgatacaaaacgagccaacggtgtgctttaggaacATGTGGACGCCTCTGAGCGGTCGGGTatgctgtttggagtgtttatccgactggaaaataaaattattattattattatgttcccCCCACTTCttaaaccaaagttgcgcccctgatatTCCCCATATATCACAaatccctgaggtgccttattgctattataaactggttggaACGTAATTAGAGCTGTAAAAAGAAATGTTtagtcatacctgtggtatacctctgatataccatggctgtcagccaatcagcattcagtgctcgaaccacccagtttataatacataATAAGCTACATCATATGACAACCTGAGCAACACTAAGTGCAATCTAGCCAAGTAAAACTCAACTCCACAATGTACTTCACATCATAATACTGACAGTGTGCTATTTATTGCCCAACTAGCCATGTTAAACTCAACTCCACAATGTACTTCACATCAACAGAGTTGAGCGGAGACGAGTGTGCAGGGACTGGAGCGTCGACGTCAcataaaataaaggttttatttttaaaaaacgtACGGACTTCAGCACCCAAAAAATAGCCCACAATTTCACGGCACATTGTCCCCTGTAATTGCGGGCTATTCTTTGGGTGATGAAATCTGtagtttaaaaataaataaaagtcacCGCTCAACTCTGTTGATGTGAAGTACATTGTGGAGTTTAGTTTTACTTGGCTAGTTGGGCAATAAATAGCGCACTGTCAGTATTATGATGTTAAGTATATCGTGGAGTTTAGTTTTACTTGGCTAGTGCTCACCAGTCTTTGTAGTAGGGGACATGTATTCAGGTCAAAATTGTTGGTGTATTGAATAATGTAATAAATAGCCTTTGAAATACAATACCTGCTTTTGAGTACTCTGATGCAGCACTGTCATAGTCAGGcttccatttcatgaagctggtCCTTAAACTGTGGGGGGAAAATGCATTATATTCAGTGAAAACATAACACCAGGGTTGTCTCATATGGATTTACCATAGGGTTTAATACAGGTGTAGACGTCCTATTATTTCTGCAGTGATACTGTCAGGCATAACTGCAGTGTAGGCAGAGGCTAGCCAGCCAGCTCAACTGGCTTCCAATCCTGTCtagagtgctagctagctaaatagcaTATGATTAACTAGAAATACAACTCCCTTCCTATTTGTGTTGTAAATAGGTATATTTACAATATAGACTTGTTTATACTATGATACTGGCTACCTACTGTAATAAAATGCTCAAAAGcaattcagctagctagctaacgtcatcGAGCTAGCAAGATTTCCTTACTATTTTTCAGCCTTGGCAATGTGGTCGTGCGCCTCGTTGATTTTCGCAGCCATCTGGTCCCCACTAGCTGACAATGTAATTCAAAGATGAGTATTAAAGATACTGCTGACTAAAATATAGTGAGATGTTGCTGTAGATGGCTCTGAATGCTAGCGTTACTGGTTTGAGGAGACCTTTTCGTCATCAGTGTTTGCCTACGGAATCCCGTGAGTGGCATTTTCTTTATCTAACGATACATTGCGATAAAGTGCTGCAATGTTGCAGCTACTGCGTACAAAGGGGGCAACAATGTAACAGTTAGATGTTTTTCATTGAACGCCCTAAAGTAAACCAAAGTAACCTAGTTTTCTTTCATCTCTATTTGCAATGCATCATGAAATATCCAGTTATTCATTCGTAGTCTATAATTTGCAATTGAATTACTCAATATTGCAATCTATGGCTTTtatatacatttacgtcatttagcagacgctcttatccagagcgacttacagttagtgagtgcatacatttttcatactggtcccccgtggtaaacgaacccacaaccctgccgttgtaagcgccatgctctaccaactgagctacagggaactACCTTGCCTACAGAATTAATAATATCATTGGTCATTAcgtttattttataaagccctttttacatcagcagttgcaAAGTGCTTAACAGATACCAAGccaagagcaagcaatgcagaagcagAAGCAACAGTAGAAGCAGACGCAGAAGCAGAAGTAGAAGCAGAAGCAGAGTAGAAAGAAACCTAGAAAGGAACCAGACTCAGATGGGtgtccagtcctcttctggctattATTATCAGTGAATGTGATCTGTGAATTGATTAGAATTATCTTTCAAAATGGTTGCTACTAAGTAATAAGCTAATAAATCAGGTCAGTGGAATATTGCGAAACAAATCAGATCAGCACACAAGTAGAAATGGCATATCTTATGATGCCAGCAGACAGAGTTGTCTTGGCTCGGGTTCACCTGAGCTGCGGGGCAACTGTGTCTGCAGCCTGAAATGGTAACTGTATCTTTAAGGCGCTTTCTTACCACTGTCTGCTTTGTGTAGCCAGAGGGGAGAGTCACGCCATCAGGACATGCTTTAATTCAGAAAAGTATATgtaaacaaagaggtaagaaGCTTTCACCTCTGGAGCAAGAATCGACTATTTGGGCAGGTAAGTTTGATTACTACTTCTATGATTCCTTGGTGTGCGTTCTTTACCAAGACAGAAAAAGTCCATCCTTCTTTCTTCCCGGTTAGTTCATGTTGAGAAAAGGTATTTATAGCTTTGGGTAGCCTATTTGCCTCTCCAAAACACGAGGCTCGTTCATAAACGCCGCCTGAAAAGTGTCCGACTTTTCATACAATGTATCCAAAGTGTTTAAATGTAGGATAAAATGTAACATTCCTTCCTTATGTAACCCTGAAGTCTTAGTGTTGCACTACTTCAATGATTAACATGGTATTATTGAATTAGACTACCGTAATAGGTATACAACGTTTGAACATGGATTTTAAATATATTCCGATTTTTAGATGAAAGTGCGCAGCAACCTTTATTAGAATTGAGTTGCCAGCAAGCGGGAAACCAATGTTTTTTTTGCATTGCAATGGGTCTGATGACTTGTGGTTTGTGTAGAAAAGGAATGATGCTCCTTTGAAGCAAGCGGGCAATTTACCATAACAATTGAATCCAAGGGAGAGTTCCTTGACACGacttttcctgtgttttattagTATGTTCATTGTGTCCTGATGACGTCTTGTGTTGATGTTATCTTATTGAATAAGGGGTACGTTCTAAGTTATTGTCTGTCTCTGTTTTGTCGGTTCAGGTTACCGTTGTTTCGTGCGTGTCGGAATGAAGTCTACTCAAATCTTACTATCCACTGCACTTATTTTGCTTCTCTCGGGACTTTCCATGACCACAGCTTGCAACAAGGCTCTCTGTGCCAGTGATGTCAGCAAATGTCTCATTCAGGTAAGAAGGCTAAACTCTTAGCATAATGTTTTTGAAAAGACATAATTCAGGTAAGAAGGCTAAGGCTTAGTATGACGTTTTTGAAAAGGCATTAGGTTTTTCTCACCAATAAAATGTTTCTGTTTCTAAGTCACTTTGAGATAACTATGCAATTTCTATAAGGGATCGTTGTCTTTTCCGAGGAATGTTCGACTGCCATACAGTGTATTATGCCAACATTTTATTCCTTGGTGTTAATCTAAGATTGCAGTAACCTCCCACTATGCATTTCCTCTGTGTATGTCTGAAGTCATTTTACAATAACCTGAATTCTCTGCTGTGATCAAAGTATTCTCTCTGTACTGGAAAAGCACATTAAACCATGACAGTTCCTGTAAGCTAAAGAAAGCCCTGCTGAGAACCCTCAACTAACAGAGAGGGGAGTTACTAAAAATGAAAACTTCTGAGTTGGCAGGGCTACAATCAAGTGAAGGTTTTCAATTTACAGCCACACAGTGTCCTCAAAGGATGTAGCCTAGTCTACCTTGGCTGTACATGAGATAGCCAATGGAGATAGATATGTGTACCTTCCGTGGTTACTGGTGCTgccttgcctggctacccaaactccttgctccggccaaacgctacgccacaGACTTTAGTTTCTTCTCCACAATGAGTCTGGAGTACTTCCCCCAACGATTTCTAGAACGCAAAACACATTCTAACTGTTccgattggtcccagaaaccgatgggttgggccagagctagaacacacgtgggtaaagcagcgtttagaaaatgtgtcattggctttgatactctgagtGGTTAGAAATTGTCCAATcgctgattactttgttttgtacaacacccctcagaGTGAGGGGGCAGCGGAataattcagtttgagtcgtcaggcaaggTGCTGCAACAACCACACTTGACTGTGGGCTCAGTTAGCGCCATCCCTTTGCACATCTGGAATTTGACCTCTACTCTCCCTTTCAACTGCTCTGCCTGCCACACTGGAGGAGTCACAGAACAGGCAACTTGAGGTCGGCCCACAAACTCCGGTGGAAACCTCAAGCATGCACagtaaaacacacaaacacaggcacgcacacacacatccacccccCTAGTGATTTCTAAATAGGGATAGGATATGATATGGTTTATTTTCTTGGCGTTGTATCAACCATGACGTGCTCGATACACACCAAGATAAATAAACCCTCTTATGTAGTTTTTGTCCTCCTCATGTTACGACTGAGGCTACTGCATTGTCTGAGTGTTTACACACATGTGCACAACATGATAGAAGGATTATACCAGATGTATGCAATTGCTGTTGCTGAATTTCTCTCCTATTTGTGCATTATCAGTCCTGCCGCGTACATAAAATGTGTCCATGTTATGGTTTCCATTGTGTGTTTTGTGATGTACAGGAGCTGTGTCAGTGCAGGCCCTCAGATGGGAACTGCTCGTGCTGTAAGGAGTGTATGCTCTGTCTGGGCACACTGTGGGAGGAATGCTGCGACTGTGTGGGTAGGTGCCATGGACTAGGTGCGGTGGTGAGCATATTGGAAAGAACCGGTGTCAGATTAGAGGAGGTTAATGAGGTGGCAGAATGGATGGGGTTAATGAGGTGGCAGAATGGATGGGGTTAATGAGGTGGCAGAATGGATGGGGTTAATGAGGTGTCAGACTGGATGGGGTTAATGAGGTGTCAGACTGGATGGGGTTAATGAGGTGTCAGACTGGATGGGGTTAATGAGGTGTCAGTCAGGATGGGGTTAATGAGGTGTCAGACTGGATGGGGTTAATGAGGTGTCAGACTAGATGGGGTTAATGAGGTGTCAGATTAGATGGGGTTAATGAGGTGTCAGACTGGATGGGGTTAATGAGGTGTCAGACTGGATGGGGTTAATGAGGTGTCAGACTGAATGGGGTTAATGAGGTGTCAGAATGGATGGGGTTAATGAGGTGTCAGACTGGATGGGGTTAACGAGGTGTCAGACTGGATGGGGTTAATGAGGATGGTATTGCATCCATCAGATCCTTCCACGTCAATGTCCATTATTCACTGATTGTTGAAGGTATTGCATCCATCAGATTTTACAAAGTGCAGTGAATATTGAGTATCAAATGAACAAAGAGAAGAATAGTGGTTTACTGTAATGTTGTATTTATTTGCCAATGATCAATATTTACTAACTTGCTTCCTGCCTCCCCTCACAGGGATGTGTAACCCCAGGAACTACAGCGACACTCCGGCTACCTCCAAGAGCACGGTGGAGGAACTCTACCGACCCATCCCCTCACTGTTCCGCGCCCTCACCGAGGGTGAAGCGCCCATCAACATGATGGTGGTATCCTTCCCAGTGGCCGAGGAACTATCTTACCACGAGAACCTGGTGTCTTTTCTGGAGACCATCGAGGACCAGCACCAAAATGTCTCCCTGCCTGGGAACAGTATCCATGCCAGCTACGATAACACCCAAAGtactgaaggtagggaggggtgagggggttGAATTATGGGGATACTAATAGCTGTGGTGTACTCATTTGATAATAagataataaataaaacataGGCACATCATACAGTCTTGTGCAGGTGCCTGTTATCAAAGTATTAAACTTAGTTCATCAGCAAAACAGACTCTGAAGATTCCACATTGCAATATACTATTAtatatgagtgtgtgtatatgtgtgtgtgtgtgtatatgtgtgtatatatatatatatatatatatatatatatatatatataactgggTGGGTTGTGCCCTGAATGTTGATTGGCTGAAATcatatttttactgttctaattacgttggtaaccagtttataatagcaataagataCCTCAggtgtttgtggtatatggccaatataccacagctaatgTTGCGTCgtgccatataccacacctcctcggtcattattgcatatatatatagatatagatatggacttggtattttaccaaatagggatatcttctgtataccccccctaccttgtcacaacacaactgattggcccaaacgcattaagaaggaaagaaatttcacaaattaacttttaagaaggcacacctgttaattgaaatgcattccaggtgactccctcatgaagctggttgagatgattccaagagtgtgcaaagctgtcatcaaggcaaagggtggctatttgaataatctcaaatataaaatagattttgatttgtttaacatttctttggttactacatgattccatatgtgttatttcatagttttgatgtcttcactattattctacaatgtagaaaatagtaaaaataaagaaaaacccttgaatgagtaggtgttctttgaccggtagtgtgtgtgtgtatatatatatatatacacacacacaccacacacacacacacacacacacacagtgcatttggaaagtattcagaccccttccctttttccacattttgttacattacagccttattctaaaatgg
This window contains:
- the LOC121549673 gene encoding gamma-soluble NSF attachment protein-like, which encodes MAAKINEAHDHIAKAEKYLRTSFMKWKPDYDSAASEYSKAAVAFKNAKMLEEAKEAYLQEAEAHTNNKTLFHAAKALEAAGMMLKDMQRIPEAIQYIERASMMYVENGTPDTAALALDRAGKLIESQDLAKAVDLYQKAASVFENEDRLRQAVEMLGKSSRLLVRQHKLDEAAVSIQKEKNMYKEIENYPTCFKKTIAQVLVHLHRNDFVAADKCVRESYSLPGFSGSEDCIGLEQLLQGYDERDEEQVQRVCNSPLFKYMDNDYAKLSVSLRVPGGGKKKKAPAADAGEGGAGAGEADEDEYAGGLC
- the LOC121549671 gene encoding twisted gastrulation protein homolog 1-A — encoded protein: MKSTQILLSTALILLLSGLSMTTACNKALCASDVSKCLIQELCQCRPSDGNCSCCKECMLCLGTLWEECCDCVGMCNPRNYSDTPATSKSTVEELYRPIPSLFRALTEGEAPINMMVVSFPVAEELSYHENLVSFLETIEDQHQNVSLPGNSIHASYDNTQSTEDNMCTVVYFDDCVSIRQCKQYCESMGGSKYRWFHNACCECIGPECLDYGSKAVKCMNCLF